A section of the Acidobacterium capsulatum ATCC 51196 genome encodes:
- a CDS encoding ribulokinase: MAIVAGVDFGTLSVRVTLVDSTRGRLGTASVEYPLARRREDPDYATQSHADQMRALAEATRRVCQQAGVDGQAVEAIAIDTTGSSVIPVDAALQPLDDYYLWCDHRAHKEAREITELAHQQKLEAIEWCGGVYSHEWGFAKLLHWMRHNPAKRERFATALENCDMVAATLCGVRDAHAVKRSICAMGHKWLWNPKWGGLPPQEFLSKLDPLFNGVRAKLDGEYLTSDHLAGHLSAEWAAEMGLRAGIPVPVGAFDAHWDAIGAGCKEGDVVNVVGTSTCIIAMQSKTTLVPGVCGVVPGSVHPAYTGVEAGLSATGDIFEAIAKRAGVKVSELSRGLETYRAGQTGLLRLSWDNGDRTVLVNPELGGVTLGWNLIHTAQDELFAAIEGTAMHTRIILDRMAEHGVPVERVINAGGIPQNNATLNQIYADVLGKPVLVPDGVPTSLGSGIFAFLAAGTFASIEQAQQSICLPFKTFTPNANAHGVYNRLFALYRKLYFALGSPDAAPAAIGDVLPALRQIAKEQVG, encoded by the coding sequence GTGGCGATAGTTGCCGGAGTTGATTTCGGAACGCTGAGCGTTCGCGTGACGCTGGTCGACAGCACACGCGGACGCCTCGGCACCGCATCCGTGGAATACCCATTGGCGCGACGCCGGGAAGACCCCGACTACGCCACGCAGTCCCATGCTGACCAGATGCGCGCGCTGGCTGAGGCTACGCGCCGCGTCTGCCAGCAGGCCGGTGTCGATGGCCAGGCCGTCGAGGCCATCGCCATCGACACCACCGGCTCCAGCGTCATCCCTGTGGACGCCGCGCTGCAGCCGCTCGATGACTACTATCTCTGGTGCGATCATCGCGCCCACAAAGAGGCGCGTGAAATCACGGAGCTGGCGCACCAGCAAAAGCTCGAAGCCATTGAGTGGTGTGGCGGCGTCTACTCGCACGAGTGGGGCTTTGCAAAGCTCCTGCACTGGATGCGCCACAACCCCGCCAAGCGCGAACGCTTTGCCACCGCGCTCGAAAACTGCGACATGGTCGCCGCCACGCTCTGCGGAGTGCGCGATGCGCACGCCGTCAAGCGCAGCATTTGCGCCATGGGCCACAAGTGGCTCTGGAACCCCAAATGGGGTGGACTGCCCCCGCAGGAATTTCTCTCAAAGCTTGACCCGCTCTTCAACGGTGTGCGCGCCAAGCTCGATGGCGAATACCTCACCTCAGATCATCTGGCCGGGCATCTCTCTGCCGAGTGGGCCGCGGAGATGGGCCTCCGCGCCGGCATTCCCGTGCCCGTAGGAGCCTTTGACGCGCACTGGGACGCCATCGGCGCTGGATGCAAGGAAGGCGACGTCGTCAATGTGGTCGGCACCTCCACCTGCATCATCGCCATGCAAAGCAAGACCACCCTGGTGCCGGGCGTCTGCGGCGTCGTGCCGGGCAGCGTGCATCCTGCTTACACGGGCGTCGAAGCCGGACTCTCCGCCACCGGCGACATCTTTGAAGCCATTGCCAAACGCGCGGGCGTCAAGGTCTCTGAGCTTTCGCGTGGACTCGAAACCTACCGCGCCGGCCAGACCGGCCTGCTGCGCCTGAGTTGGGACAATGGCGACCGTACCGTGCTCGTCAACCCTGAACTCGGCGGCGTGACACTCGGTTGGAACCTCATCCACACCGCGCAGGACGAGCTCTTCGCTGCCATTGAAGGCACGGCCATGCACACGCGCATCATTCTCGATCGCATGGCCGAACACGGCGTGCCGGTCGAGCGCGTCATCAACGCCGGCGGCATTCCGCAAAACAACGCCACGCTCAACCAGATCTACGCCGACGTGCTAGGCAAGCCCGTGCTGGTGCCGGACGGTGTTCCCACCAGCCTTGGCTCGGGTATCTTCGCCTTCCTCGCCGCCGGAACCTTCGCCAGCATTGAGCAAGCGCAGCAGTCCATCTGTCTGCCCTTCAAAACCTTCACGCCCAATGCCAACGCCCACGGCGTCTACAACCGGCTCTTCGCGCTCTACCGCAAGCTCTACTTCGCGCTTGGCTCGCCCGACGCGGCGCCCGCAGCCATTGGCGACGTGCTGCCCGCGCTGCGCCAGATTGCAAAGGAGCAGGTCGGCTGA
- a CDS encoding L-fucose/L-arabinose isomerase family protein — MKEQLTFGLIVGNRGFFPDHLAKEGRDEMLAVLEKAGHRVIALSPEQSKFGSVETHDDAIRCAELFRKHRDEIDGIIVTLPNFGDERGVADSIRLSTLKVPVLVQATPDRSDKMKISHRRDSFCGKMSACNNLMQYGIPYSITAKHTVQPDSDEFRKDLDWFAKVCRVVDGFRNLRIAAIGARPQAFNTVRYSERLLERSGISVITLDLSDIFGAVSRLKDNDDTVQQKLAAIKAYVPTQNIPSEALLKMTKLGVAIEKFMADQHCTVSAIQCWTSLEENFGVVPCTIMSMMSDSLLPSACETDVVGTLSMYALALASQTPSALLDWNNNYGDDPDKAVCFHCSNLPKHFFADVIMDFQEIIAGTVGKENTYGTCVGRVKAGDMTYLRFSTDDYTGAIRGYIGQGEFTKDPLETFGGAGVCRIPRMQKLLNFICENGFEHHVAANFSTVADPVYEAAKKYLGWEMFYHEPGEHDRVSIRTT; from the coding sequence ATGAAAGAGCAACTCACCTTCGGCTTAATCGTCGGCAACCGCGGATTCTTTCCGGACCACCTGGCCAAAGAGGGCCGCGATGAAATGCTCGCGGTGCTCGAGAAGGCCGGCCATCGCGTCATCGCCCTGTCGCCAGAGCAGTCAAAGTTCGGCTCGGTCGAAACGCACGACGACGCCATTCGCTGCGCCGAGCTCTTCCGCAAGCATCGCGATGAAATCGACGGCATCATTGTCACGCTGCCCAACTTTGGCGACGAGCGCGGCGTTGCCGACTCCATCCGCCTTTCCACGCTCAAGGTGCCGGTGCTGGTGCAGGCCACGCCTGACCGCAGCGACAAGATGAAGATCTCCCATCGCCGCGACAGCTTCTGCGGCAAGATGTCAGCCTGCAACAACCTCATGCAGTACGGCATTCCCTACTCCATCACGGCAAAGCACACCGTGCAGCCTGACTCCGATGAGTTCCGTAAGGATCTCGACTGGTTCGCGAAGGTCTGCCGCGTAGTCGACGGTTTCCGCAATCTGCGCATCGCCGCCATTGGCGCGCGTCCGCAGGCCTTCAACACCGTGCGTTACAGCGAGCGGCTTCTGGAGCGCTCCGGCATCTCGGTGATCACGCTCGATCTCTCTGACATCTTTGGCGCGGTCAGCCGCCTCAAAGACAATGACGACACCGTGCAGCAAAAGCTGGCCGCCATCAAGGCCTACGTGCCGACGCAGAACATCCCCAGCGAAGCCCTGCTCAAGATGACCAAGCTCGGCGTTGCCATCGAGAAGTTCATGGCCGATCAGCACTGCACCGTCAGCGCCATCCAGTGCTGGACCTCGCTCGAAGAAAACTTCGGCGTCGTGCCCTGCACCATCATGAGCATGATGAGCGACAGCCTGCTGCCCTCTGCCTGCGAAACCGACGTGGTCGGCACGCTCTCGATGTATGCGCTCGCGCTCGCCAGCCAGACGCCCAGCGCATTGCTCGACTGGAACAACAACTACGGCGACGATCCGGACAAGGCCGTCTGCTTCCACTGCTCTAACCTGCCAAAGCACTTCTTTGCCGACGTCATCATGGACTTCCAGGAGATCATCGCCGGCACCGTGGGCAAGGAAAACACCTACGGCACCTGCGTGGGACGCGTGAAGGCCGGCGACATGACCTACCTGCGCTTCTCCACCGACGATTACACCGGAGCCATTCGCGGCTACATCGGCCAGGGCGAATTCACCAAGGATCCGCTCGAAACCTTCGGCGGCGCGGGCGTCTGCCGCATTCCGCGCATGCAGAAGCTGCTCAACTTCATCTGCGAAAACGGCTTTGAGCATCACGTGGCCGCCAACTTCTCCACCGTGGCTGACCCCGTGTATGAGGCGGCGAAGAAGTATCTCGGATGGGAGATGTTCTACCACGAGCCCGGCGAGCATGACCGCGTGAGCATTCGCACCACCTAA
- the uvrB gene encoding excinuclease ABC subunit UvrB — protein MEFQLVSEYQPKGDQVRAIRELVGGVASGEQHQVLLGVTGSGKTFTMAKVIEELNRPALILAHNKTLAAQLFHEFKQFFPNNAVEYFVSYYDYYQPEAYIPAGDLYIEKEATINEELDKLRLSATRSLFERRDCIIVASVSCIYGLGSPEAYYGMLLLLEKGQKIRREDITRRLVEILYERNDADFRRGTFRVRGDVIEVYPTYDENAFRIELFGDEIDSLAQIDPLFGTVKQKYSRLPIYPKSHYVVMPERKKSAMDSILEELGTWEKELEAQGRMVEAQRVHQRTRFDLEMIKSMGYCHGIENYSRHFSGRLPGEPPPTLLDYFPRDFLLFIDESHVTVPQLHGMWHGDRSRKQNLVDYGFRLPSAMDNRPLKFEEFEARTHQLVYVSATPGAYELTKSAGVVVEQIIRPTGLIDPEVEIRPIRGQIDDLLAEIRDRVAKGERVLVTTLTKRMAEDLSGYYSEVGVRCRYMHSEIETLERVKLLRDLRKGEYDVLVGINLLREGLDLPEVSLVAILDADKEGFLRSAGSLIQTIGRAARNVNGRAILYADRITDSMRQAMDETDRRRTVQRAYNEEHGITPTSIIRSADMSLAKILKAEYADLEEESEEMPEFSSQEQLDTYILKLETEMREAAKKFEFEKAAKLRDTIKDLRSKEFLFS, from the coding sequence ATGGAGTTTCAGCTAGTCAGCGAATATCAGCCGAAGGGCGACCAGGTGCGCGCGATTCGCGAGCTGGTGGGCGGCGTGGCCTCAGGCGAGCAACACCAGGTGCTGCTTGGGGTGACCGGCTCGGGCAAGACCTTTACGATGGCCAAGGTGATTGAAGAGCTGAACCGGCCGGCGCTGATTCTAGCGCATAACAAGACGCTGGCCGCGCAGCTCTTTCACGAGTTCAAGCAGTTCTTCCCCAACAACGCGGTCGAGTACTTTGTGTCGTACTACGACTACTATCAGCCGGAAGCGTATATTCCCGCGGGCGATCTCTACATTGAGAAGGAAGCGACGATCAATGAAGAGCTCGATAAGCTGCGGCTTTCAGCGACGCGCTCGCTCTTTGAGCGGCGGGACTGCATCATTGTGGCGTCGGTTTCGTGCATCTATGGCCTCGGCTCGCCGGAAGCCTATTACGGCATGCTGCTGCTGCTTGAGAAGGGGCAGAAGATTCGCCGTGAAGACATCACGCGGCGGCTGGTGGAGATATTGTATGAGCGCAACGATGCCGACTTCCGGCGTGGCACCTTCCGGGTGCGCGGCGATGTGATCGAGGTGTATCCCACCTATGACGAGAATGCATTTCGCATCGAGCTGTTTGGGGATGAGATTGATTCGCTGGCGCAGATTGATCCGCTGTTTGGAACGGTGAAGCAGAAGTATTCGCGGCTGCCGATTTACCCCAAGAGCCACTATGTGGTGATGCCCGAGCGCAAGAAGTCGGCGATGGATTCGATTCTGGAAGAGCTGGGCACGTGGGAGAAAGAGCTGGAGGCGCAGGGCCGCATGGTCGAGGCGCAGCGCGTGCATCAGCGCACGCGCTTTGATCTGGAGATGATCAAGTCGATGGGCTATTGCCACGGCATTGAGAACTATTCGCGGCACTTCTCTGGCCGGCTGCCGGGTGAGCCTCCGCCGACGCTGCTGGATTATTTTCCACGTGACTTTCTGCTGTTTATCGATGAGTCGCATGTCACAGTGCCGCAGTTGCACGGCATGTGGCACGGCGACCGCTCGCGCAAGCAGAACCTCGTGGATTATGGCTTCCGGCTGCCGTCGGCGATGGACAATCGTCCGCTGAAGTTTGAAGAGTTTGAGGCGCGCACGCACCAGCTTGTATATGTGTCGGCGACGCCCGGCGCTTATGAGCTGACAAAATCCGCCGGTGTGGTGGTGGAGCAGATTATCCGGCCGACGGGACTGATCGATCCCGAGGTGGAGATTCGCCCGATTCGCGGGCAGATCGACGATCTGCTGGCGGAGATTCGCGATCGTGTGGCCAAGGGCGAGCGCGTGCTGGTCACGACGCTCACCAAGCGCATGGCCGAGGACCTGTCGGGCTACTACAGCGAGGTGGGCGTGCGCTGCCGCTACATGCACTCGGAGATTGAGACGCTGGAGCGTGTGAAGCTGCTGCGCGATTTGCGCAAAGGCGAGTATGACGTGCTGGTGGGCATCAATCTGCTGCGCGAAGGGCTCGATCTGCCGGAGGTTTCGCTGGTGGCGATTCTCGACGCGGATAAGGAAGGTTTTTTGCGTTCGGCCGGTTCACTGATTCAGACGATTGGCCGCGCGGCTCGCAATGTGAATGGCCGCGCGATTCTGTATGCCGATCGCATCACCGATTCGATGCGGCAGGCGATGGATGAGACGGATCGCCGCCGCACCGTGCAGCGCGCGTATAACGAAGAGCACGGCATCACGCCGACGTCGATCATTCGCTCGGCGGATATGTCGCTTGCGAAGATTCTCAAGGCCGAATATGCCGACCTCGAAGAAGAGTCAGAAGAGATGCCCGAGTTCAGTTCACAGGAGCAACTGGACACGTACATCCTGAAGCTTGAAACCGAGATGCGCGAGGCGGCGAAGAAGTTTGAGTTTGAGAAAGCCGCCAAGCTGCGCGATACGATCAAGGATCTGCGCAGCAAGGAGTTTTTGTTCAGCTAA